A region of the Salvia splendens isolate huo1 chromosome 11, SspV2, whole genome shotgun sequence genome:
gccgactcctgccgcgttGCAAAGTAGGCCTTttcgcatctgatgcgcaccggatcgtcttcacaaagacgggccacctagggtatatcccatccgccaagtagtagcccatatcatgctggttgccgttggcgacaaaactgatggccggaccgacgctctggcactgctcgttgaaaaggggcgacgaattgaggacgtttaggtcgttgttcgaaccggctatcccaaaatacgcatgccaaatccacaaccggtaatcagctacggcctcgaggatcatcgtgggattttttcccttgtagccagtcgtgtaaaaccccttccaggcagcgggacagttcttccactcccaatgcatacaatctatgctgcctaacattcccgggaacccatgctgatccccgtgcatccgcagcagattccggcaatcttcaggggtaggctttcggagatactgatcaccgaatacttcgatcacgccctgacagaaatacttcatacattcgatggcagtcgtctcaccgatgtggaggtattcgtcccacatgtctgccgcggtgccgtaggccaactgcctgattgccgcagtgcacttttgaataggggtgtggccgggtctgccagcctcatcgtgcctgaagcggaaatacagatatcgctgctccaaagcgttaacaatacgcataaacaagtcccgcctcatcctaaaacgacgcctgaaatggttggcgttaaaacgcggctcctctgcgaagtaatctgtgaacagacGCTGATGTGCATcttcatgatcacgatcaaccacttgtcgatggtggacaactggtcgtgggcgaggtgccgccggctgcatataactctgcatccatcgatcaacctcacggctcgtataggcatctagctcttcgttcatcatacgctcgtactcatccgcatccccaccactaccaccggcattactcatttcttaaattgatcttgtacagaaagtaaggtagagatagagtactcgttaaaacaagtggtgcgaatgaaaatgacgttcaaagcgcgtatatatagtgttttcaaaagaaaaaaaaataaaaaataaaatctgacgccggtttgacgctgatccgggacccacaatggcgccgtgaggatcggcgtcggaaccggcgtcatcgcgcgaatcggcatggccacgccgattttgacgccgatttcaccgacgccggttccaatgattcggcgtcagaaccggcgtcggcgaaaaatcggcgtcgcgattttgacgccggcattggagatgctctcaagAAAATGATTATCCTGAATTGTAAAACTGAtgttatataggagtatttgcATAGGGTAGCCGAAAACATTCTATAGCTACTTAAATACAATTATATAACTATAGGGACATTGATAAGATTAATAAGTGTAATTCCgtaaaaaataaagcaaatattATTGGATCTTGTGATATAACCATTAGAGCATCTACAATGGGGCgtcctaaagcccgccctatgcactgtcacgtcagcattttatcctcctccccttccacctgcaccgccacgtcagcattttatcctacTCCCCTAaggggcgccctaagcattttacttttgttttattaattaatttaaatgctttcaaatatataaatgcaaacttagaaaaaacactacgattaactaagaacgacaaaaaattcattgattataaaaaaaagttacacgggtaaaaaaaactaactatcctacaaaagcctcaacttccggctcaactcatcgatcaacctctgGAGGAAGTCAGCTCTGGccggatccgtacacttcataagggcGTTGTTAGCGTCGAACGACTGATATTCGTCAGGTTGTGTACTCGGCCACCGTGCGCCATCTCCAAACATCGGCtactaggacttgagtatccaccagaatccattttatagcgtaatttgagagtttaaaagttaatcgaaaagttacaaatgaaaagtgaagctggggtatatatataacaaaattttcgaatttaaaaaaaaaaactaaaacgcgttgcatcgtccgcgtcgcccacagtgggcagACGATGGCgtggacgatgccctatcgtccgcggactaagtgtcgggcgcggacgacgcatcgtccgtcgtccgcggagccacagtggcggacgactTTAGATGAAAGTCATGTattatctaataatgtagattattagactaataatgtaacttagctaataatgtacttttagtaaaataatgtagcatttttgtctaataatgtagcttggCAAATACTCCGCCCGTCCCACAAGAACAtgcacactttcctttttagtccatcccacaagaatatgcactttctaatgaTTCTTTCTACTAAGGTgtctcatttttcactaacaatattttaatgattttttctctctatctctctcttactctatcaattttgcattaaaactcgtgccgaactcaaagtgcatattctttgaggacagagggagtaatgtgtcatcttagtctaataatgtagtttATCACAACCATCAAATCTAAGGATCCAAAGGctgagatttgctttgatttttttacagaatttcacttattgacCATAATGCGCCACTATAACTATATAAGTAATGTGAtgatatataatatttttgttgTAGTAGAGCGTTGAACTACCGACCAATATTGTACTTATTGTTATCATAGTTACAATAGATAATTATCGAGAAACATTTtaactaatactccatatatcCCTAAAATTTTGTTACATTTTTTCATTTAGTTTGTCCCTGAGATACATATGGCGCAAAAGGTAACAACATACACACTAAAAGCATAGAGCAAGCGATATCTATCTTGGaaacaaaaaagagaaaatgaagtgATCACAGCGATACATATACTTAATTAAGGCCATATTTGAAGGTATTGCTAGGGTAGCAATCGAAGTTGGCATCACCCCCGAATCCGGACTTGGTGTTGTAGCCTGGATAATCAGCACGTTCAAATGTCACAGCCTCTATAAGCCTGAGGCCGTGCGAAGATGCAATGTCTTCCACATAAAACCGATCATGGAAACCATTGGTCTTATGCGAAATGTGAATCTCACCATTTTCACTTATCATATTCCGGGCGTTCATTAGAAACTTGCTCACCAGTTCCCTATGAAGACTGCGCATTcataaacaaacacatatacTACATTTATATTAGCATCAATGAAGCACGAAATCAAGACAAATAAAATTGTGGCTGACCTAAGTTGGGTTTCGCGTGGCACGATCTTGGGGAAAATTCCAGCATAAGGAAAATTGTATATTACGCGATCGAATTTAAGGTGTCCGAGCAATTCATGATTGGCCATTTTAGTAGCATCGATCTCATGCATCACCTTGCCCCCTCTCCTCCTTAATTCACCAATGTTGGACATAGCATTCCCATAATTCTTCTTCAAAAATGctgatttaattaaaattgctGTGGTTATGAGTTTTTGTGAAATAGGAATTAAGTTGTTGTTTTCAAAATTTAGGCCTATTGTAAATGAAAAGGGTTTACCTAGAGAATCGAGGGATGTGGCGACGATGTTGGCGGCGGAGCCAAAAGCCAAGGCGAGACAAGCGGAGAAGGAGAAGTCGCCTTCTCCGACCAACAGTATGCTATGCCGGCTGCTATAATGTTTTATCCTCTTCTCTTCCTCCCCCACTatgatactactactatttacttGCTCCTTGgcttctctctcttcctcctctaCTACGATAATCGTCTTCACTTGCTCCTTGGCCTCTCTCTCGTGCAAGCAAGGCCCAATTTCTACACCAATCACAGAGACAACATGTTCTTGTTCTACCTCCTCATTTCCGTCTGCCGAGTATATTTGACAAACATGACTAACGTTCTCTTCATCATCGCTCGAACCAGTAGAAGAAGACAAACATATGTCTTCCAAGATAGAGTGTGAAGACGAGCAAACTTGAGGTGGATTTTGAATCGGAAGTGATGGATTTGCTACTTTTCGAGGCCTCAAATAGACACACTTGTACAGCTTCTGCAGTATGGCTTTTGTGGCTTTGTAGATTGAACTCAAGGAAACCAATGCTTCATTTGATTTATATTGATTTCCACCGCCTTCTTCATCTCGCGTTTTACTTTCACACCCCAAGGATATAGTACTACCACAGATGCTCTGGAGATTTCCCATTATTCTCTACCTTCGCAGCATTTCATGGAATTAGAGAATTGAATGTTGAGTTTACTCTCCAGTATGTATTGAGTTGACAGATATTGTAGTGTGGCACATCACTACTTTATCTGCGTTTGATGTGAAACACCAATGTATTCATATTCCCAATACTCAAAATAAAGATGGGCTAGCTAGCTTGTCAGCTTCTTTTCTTTATcctcaattttttttacctAATTCTCACTATAAATGCATGCTCCATCCaacccaaaaaaataaaattaaaaatatgagaCTTCACTGTAATATATAATTGATTAAGTAAGAGAGGTAGGTAGAAGAATAGTTAAAATGGTACTctctaagggtgtccactataagacGGACACGACCAATAGCCCCGTCCCTGTTTTTATctatagccccaattttgttgttCATAGctccaaaattctatttccgccactatagtggacaactccaatagcccccaaattttataatcaattttcatttttaaatattttttagtttcaaccaagtgtaatttaaataatcgcagtataaataactagaatacgaggtaattaggccgaatattcgttgtattgcaaaccggtaaaattatacaacgaataattaaaataaaatacaactacaaaactccggcaccgtctactcggtgtcggagtcggcttcctcgtcttcctcttcttcttcttcttcttcttcttcttcttcttctcctcctcctcctctctcgctgctgccggcctcggtatccccaggcgcattatcaaccaaccaCAGTCAACTCTCAAGCCgattgatgagcctcttgtagacgttcctgacgCACGGGTCAGTTTCACCTGCGTATgacctgcatacgtcttgcagttgttgcatcaacgttACGTCTATGctattggccaatacctcgtggggttgcaccgtgggctgtgggattggggcagACTGGGGGATGCGCGATCCGGACGCGGCCGCCGTTTGGCGTGAGGCACTTCTACCCCCTCTGGCTTTGCGGATAGCGGCTTGTTGTCCCATGGGCCGTCGTCGCCTAATGTGAGTcgcggctggctcttcgacttgctcgtcggactgctcgaactcgtgcgagtcgctcccactgctgtattcccgggcaaggttgtgccttgtgcgcttcGGGCCAGGAGCTGTTTCCACCTCGTTCGCcacgatcgacctgaatttcggacaatccgcgaggacaagatactcctcccacaaggtgaacttcggctGGCCCGTCCTGTGGTATTGGCCCTCCGACATGGTCTTAACATCTGCtacgcttcggccactctcggcgtggcgaaggttgttctcgtatatggacgCGAACAGCTTGGTAGCCCGCAGTATCCTTCCGAACTTTTTTCggatctgttctgggtcgcgcttcTCGGCGCCGTCGGGCTTCAATTCCTCGTATGCCAacatgacgcgcctccaaaaaCTCCCCGACTCCTGATCGGTACCCACCACGGGGTCCGAAGTGATAGAATCCCACGccttcgccacggcaatgctctcgTCTTTGCTGTATGGCTTGCCGCGGCTGGACCGCTCGGGCTGATCACCGCTACCGCCGGCGCCACTGCCCTCGCTACTCGCAATGCCGGGGCAGCTGCCCGAGTGTACACCGACGTTGCCGGTGCCacgactgccgcctccgcccctaGGGCCTCTGCCCCTACCGCCACCAAAGCCCCGACTGCCGCTACctcctcgggtcggaacgggTGTTTCCACCCGCGCTGCCGGCGTATCTGGGATgccggaactgagcagacccagcatagtatcaaatgcgtcttgatctgcttcggtgatcggagattggctggcttggaaAGGAGAACCCGGCCGCGGCAGGTGAAGCGCGTCTTGGTTGGGTCGGTAATCTCCAAAAgcggaacgactcagattccgaTGTAAAGCGGGCGGCGTTGGTGAGgatctccacgactgagatggaggaaggggtggactcgatgcccacggtggtggagattgattccaactccaaggCTGTGACGGAGCCGCATATCCGCCaaatcccgacggctgagaagcatatccgCCAATACCTGATGGCGGCGAATGATGGGCCGACGGCTGAGATGAATTGctgtcatatcccgattcctcagtgtcgggtgattcgtcgtctccttggtgcattttgtagagagtgtttttgtagaaagtgggtgtatggattttgtgaaaatgggagtgggggaagagggggagtggtatttatagatgaaaaaacgaaaaaaaaattcaaaaaatgcggctatagccgcggcggatatccgccactataatagccgcggctaccgccccgcttccgccccgctcgcggctatagccgcgtccaccttatagtggacgctctaagtCCCAACAAATATGAAATGTTGGTTTTTTGGCACGTGATTTATGtggtgttattttgtgagttaaagaagatatagtaaagtaagagaggattTTTCTATCTATTTTTTACATCCAATTTTATACactcatttctatttttttaatttttttggtattcaaatttttgcatttttcatggGTATTTATTTTTTGACTTTAGTTAATGTAGTTTTCAAATTGACTAAAAATCATCTTAAAAATGGGGGCTGAAAATGCTATAAATGGGCATAATCCATGAGTATTTATTTTTCAGACTTTAATAACAATGAAATTAATGAAGTGTTCTAAACAAGTCAATGACTTTTCGTAGTGAGACTGAACTCCAAAGTCATCAATCCATGTTGAGTAATGCAGTTTTAGTTTATCACAAGTTTAATACAGATGATTAGATTTGGAGATTTTACAAAGTGATGTAACCAAAGTTTATAATGTCCAATCGTCTTTTATGAAACAATGAATCTAAAGTTAGGGTTTAAAAGGCAAAGATCACATTCTTTAATTATCTTCAAGCATATTGACCAGATTATAAAGTATGATAAGGTCCCTAGCTTGGCTATGATGTGATAAATTAAATGCCTATGATTTATcacaagaaaaattaattaggaaatTGAACACAATACTCCAACaagtaaggccatccacaacacTGTTcttataccgttcctaaaccgttccttaaactactatttgcgggccccactgtactttttttactccattccttaactaaggaacggaacctgcaaccctccgtttcttatccgttccttaaccgttccttaaattactattcattcaatttcatttcttatttttatttccaacccaatttaattaaaacaaacacactttattaaaaaacacacaacattaaaaaaaattacaacttaaacttaaaaaaataaaaaacacacaattaaaatcctaaaaaataaaaaacacacaattaaacgtgggaaaataaaaaaactactccgccggcgaatcacccccccgaaggcggtcgaggtggagggggagtcggaaggccaagttgtgccgccatatgcacaattccatTCCACCAGGCCAcgtattgggagtgcgagaagcgggaagtgtccgccattgtggcggtaatgtacgccaccataagtgtgtccgagcctccccgcgagcccgatcccgaggccggctggcttgatttgcctcggcccttcctcgctctagccgccttcgccgccttcgtcccttgcggccgacggcgcccacggctggatcccccgtattcgccGGCCGTACCCCCAaatgaaggggctggcagcggaagcgtgcagaCAAAAcagatcacatgaatttgatctatttagcagattatttagacaaaatctattcgcgtaattatcacatgtatcatgctcataacttgaattaaaacatgctttagcacataaaattcctaaaacatgcttactacggaattatccaatttacctcgttgattcaatcaagaatcgatgatggcttgctccgtctccacgtgaagatcttcaatacaagacctcggatcttctgactggtgtcccggactatacactgatatttgtgtgggcaaatctcaccaacgtactaggactcgaataatggaagacagaactcagctcacggaggagagcacaattttcaaaaatcactctttagaggggggacgaaaatttgacaaattaattgttgtgttttctgtctcctttattctcccatttatttaagtcacatattgggcccagtcagggatctaaggaagaatctggaacaggcctcacccaattagctttttactaattaaattgaacccacaatttaatataagcttatattggaatattatgagcagccactacagaagtaatattgcactgccttccaaatccgaaattacaagtattccgggtttcctttaattgtatttgatttatttcccgcgcttaagatgtaaacatccattaattaattaatgtctgctatagacttaattaattaacatatttcgaattccaagagtggacttagcaagaaactcttatttattattcatagagtaatcaaactccaactatctaggttccgaataataaaacctcctttcgagctcctcttgtggatattatcaaacgagactctcctcgcgcacgtttcaacataatagcaatcctagcacctctagataatgattaccactacccaatatacctggatcgttgggttacgaaaaaccagcacctttggtaagtcaaagtattaaatactcaatatcgtatgctcaatgctaacatacattgattaagaaattaattctcaagacctcgtctttcagtagatagcataaagactcgtcttgatgttagatccattcagtgctatatcacactaacgtcatcttatttcaataaggtttagaaataatcggactgacattgcaacctttcgcgataggtagtctaggcctatctaggttgtgaaattcttatttttctttgtttagaactgaccgtgttaccttaaattggacgacgcccacaaccggtctactaaaacaaagacttagactttgttacgtttgctcatacatttaaatatgcaataaacaaccattaaatgtaaaacataacaacattatgacaaaaataatctgttgcatttattggaaaataaccattagagttttacagtatccaatcactcgaaaggtgatttctagtatacaaaccctaacaatcaaacacctgcggttcaccctcgctggcctcaccggtgtcaccagacgagtagttgccgctcgccgtgtgcttcgtgcgctttgaggttgagcccgagctagagcggacaccgccggcccacctttccttgTCCTTGACGATatgccaaatatcaacaaatttgaactgtagaccggtgtcctggtggaaggcgcgcaaagccaccctcagaatgtcggcgcccgaagctccgctttggtagtgcgccgcttcggccgagtagatgccgcagaattttttgacttGTACGTCGATTCGGCCAAAGTGAgaacggagcattgtatatttgcgcttccgggcccctttcagCTTAGTCTGGTGGTCGACATCatggaccttttcccagaagcacttggcggcttgttgattcccgacgatgggatcgtacgagacggtgagccaggctttgtacaccgcctttgtttcttcgttgttgtacggatgtcggcccagatcctccggttcctcctcctcctcggccgcctcagacgcagccctggagcttccaccgcctcggccatctctctgggtgggttcaacggggatatcctcccgaatctgggacaatccCTGAGAAGCCCACGAGGCGGAGggtcgagcgtatgcatccacatcgaagtgggtggttggtacccacccggcgtcgccgacccctgggtgcccggcgtcgacgaaccggaaccaccaagtgtgttgtacatggtctcccaatcgccgaacgcgttgagatcccacccaccggagccgccaccgccgtagttgccgtcgtcggacattttgtgaagagattgaatatgaaaattggagaggaaatgaagttgatttaggaagaatagatgtgtagttgtgtgtgaaataaggatgaattatgagtatttatagaataagaaaataaaataaaaatttaaaaaaaattaaaaacggtaaaaaaacggtaatattaccgttaaattttttatatatataaaatcaattttttttaaaaattaattattgcgtcagcacgtgacgtcgCCCACTAGCGGGCCGGCGAGTGAGAGCCACGCACGACGCGGggagagccacgtcgccgaagcgcggggagagccacgtcgccgaagcgcgtggcggcacagaccgtgccgccggcacggcatgggaacggCACCGCGACGAAACcatgcgccgcaacgcgttctgCTGCGCTTTCGTTCCGCAGGAACGGCACGCGAAAAACCGGCGGCCCGCGTTGCTGGTGCTCTAAACACTTGCTAAATCGTGTTGGAGGGAAGGGAAAAGGCCTGAAGAAAAGGCGTTCATCAAGTTTTAATGTGCCAGGGCAACCAAGGCCCGTTATCCTTCAACTGCGTGGCTCAACTGCACCTCATGGAACGGCAGCCATTGGGCCGGCCAAACAATCATGGCCCAACCTTCAATTTCCTTATTGCCCCTACTTAGGTCACCAGCCCATGTTACAAGGCTCCTCCGCAAATCATAATATCATATGCCACTATATAACCCATCGCTGCCGATGTGGGATAATGATCAAACCATAATTTTAATTCCCTCGCATTTTTGGCATCTAAATGTGAATCGAGTAATGATCTAGTGACTTCGTAGGCTATGCTATGCCCCAATATTATCATAATATAACTTCAAAAACAACATAACATCAGCACCAGTGTCCCTGAGATACATATATAGCACAAAAGGTAAAAGCATAGATCATCAAGTGATATCTGCGTAATCAAA
Encoded here:
- the LOC121755156 gene encoding uncharacterized protein At4g26485-like, which produces MGNLQSICGSTISLGCESKTRDEEGGGNQYKSNEALVSLSSIYKATKAILQKLYKCVYLRPRKVANPSLPIQNPPQVCSSSHSILEDICLSSSTGSSDDEENVSHVCQIYSADGNEEVEQEHVVSVIGVEIGPCLHEREAKEQVKTIIVVEEEEREAKEQVNSSSIIVGEEEKRIKHYSSRHSILLVGEGDFSFSACLALAFGSAANIVATSLDSLAFLKKNYGNAMSNIGELRRRGGKVMHEIDATKMANHELLGHLKFDRVIYNFPYAGIFPKIVPRETQLSLHRELVSKFLMNARNMISENGEIHISHKTNGFHDRFYVEDIASSHGLRLIEAVTFERADYPGYNTKSGFGGDANFDCYPSNTFKYGLN